The Pseudomonas asiatica genome has a segment encoding these proteins:
- a CDS encoding response regulator, with amino-acid sequence MQPTPLKLLMVEDNSMDAELTLMRLERSGLQVQAQLVFDHAGVEQALSEPHYDLILCDCVLPGSSGTDVLAIAQRLAPDIPFIFLSGIYGEEHAVEMIRLGATDYVLKKNLPLLPKAVRRALTEVQERQRRRRAEEALADVEARARIAIDAAGMGTWDMRPQEGLLLWDDRCKTLFGLPADTEMSLEVFYAGIYPDDLPQVREAVEHAMCPESGGLYRVEFRIAHPAGLEPRWLLSSGQSQFVDGKCVRFSGVLQDIHAQRQANQALRQLNEMLGERVERRTRERDRAWELSQDLLAVLNKDLTPVALNPAWEASLGLSRERLSQSSLLHLLPEPDQELLLTELAALAHGRTSARFVGRILDAGGQQRWLSWVVVPEDTLLYVVARDITSEREAALGLAEANARLREQIAERERIEAALQQMQRLEAVGQLTAGVAHDFNNLLTVILTGASFLERDLAKADVEKARARLTHIREAGERGAKLTSQLLAFSRRQRLEPVALNLNRTLAGLEELLRRTLGGNVSVRLDLEPTLWQALTDPTQTEMIILNLAINARDAMPDGGQLTLSTRNTRIDARPQRPEDPDPGEYVMLSIRDTGCGMSEEVLAKVFEPFFTTKDIGKGSGLGLAQVFGFAKQSGGGVRIDTTPGRGTQVAVYLPAVKGEAVNEPVPSLFSHSISESGRNRTVLLVDDDHLVRDMLGDVLRQYGYQVRQAHSGEQALALLDEQIDLLLSDFAMPEFNGAQLALAARERYPHLPVVLLTGYAELQGLELPGSLVIQKPVQADELARLLNEMLGTAR; translated from the coding sequence ATGCAGCCAACGCCGCTGAAACTGCTGATGGTCGAAGACAACTCGATGGACGCCGAGCTGACCCTGATGCGCCTGGAACGCAGCGGGTTGCAGGTGCAGGCGCAGCTGGTGTTCGACCATGCCGGTGTCGAGCAAGCCCTGAGCGAGCCCCACTACGACCTGATCTTGTGCGACTGCGTGCTGCCGGGCTCGTCCGGCACCGATGTGCTGGCCATCGCCCAGCGCCTGGCACCGGACATTCCGTTCATCTTCCTGTCTGGCATCTATGGCGAAGAACATGCGGTGGAAATGATCCGCCTGGGCGCCACCGACTATGTACTCAAGAAGAACCTGCCGCTGCTGCCCAAGGCCGTACGCCGGGCCCTGACCGAAGTGCAGGAGCGCCAGCGCCGGCGCCGCGCCGAAGAAGCCCTGGCCGACGTCGAGGCACGGGCACGCATTGCCATCGACGCTGCCGGCATGGGCACCTGGGACATGCGCCCGCAAGAAGGCCTGTTGTTGTGGGATGACCGCTGCAAGACCCTGTTCGGCCTGCCCGCCGATACCGAAATGAGCCTCGAGGTGTTTTACGCCGGCATCTACCCCGACGACCTGCCGCAGGTGCGCGAGGCGGTGGAGCACGCCATGTGCCCGGAAAGTGGCGGCCTGTATCGGGTCGAATTCCGCATCGCCCACCCCGCTGGCCTGGAACCGCGCTGGCTGCTCAGCAGTGGCCAGAGCCAGTTCGTCGACGGAAAGTGCGTGCGTTTTTCCGGGGTGCTGCAAGACATCCATGCCCAGCGCCAGGCCAACCAGGCACTGCGCCAGCTCAACGAGATGCTGGGTGAAAGGGTCGAGCGCCGCACCCGCGAACGCGACCGTGCCTGGGAGCTGTCGCAGGACTTGCTGGCCGTGCTCAACAAGGACCTGACCCCAGTCGCGCTGAACCCCGCCTGGGAAGCCAGCCTGGGCTTGTCCCGCGAACGCCTGAGCCAGTCGTCCTTGCTGCACCTGCTGCCCGAGCCCGACCAGGAACTGCTGCTCACCGAACTGGCCGCCCTCGCCCATGGCCGCACCAGCGCCCGCTTTGTCGGGCGTATCCTGGATGCCGGTGGCCAGCAACGCTGGTTGTCGTGGGTGGTGGTGCCGGAAGACACCCTGCTGTACGTGGTGGCGCGCGACATCACCAGCGAGCGCGAAGCCGCCCTGGGCCTGGCCGAAGCCAACGCCCGCCTGCGCGAGCAGATCGCCGAGCGCGAACGTATCGAGGCCGCGCTGCAGCAGATGCAGCGGCTGGAAGCGGTCGGCCAGCTGACCGCCGGTGTGGCTCACGACTTCAACAACCTGCTGACGGTAATCCTCACCGGTGCCAGCTTCCTCGAGCGCGACCTGGCCAAAGCCGACGTTGAAAAAGCCCGTGCGCGGCTCACGCACATCCGCGAAGCCGGCGAGCGCGGCGCCAAGCTGACCTCGCAGTTGCTGGCTTTCTCCCGTCGCCAACGCCTGGAACCGGTGGCGCTGAACCTCAACCGCACCCTGGCCGGCCTGGAGGAGTTGCTGCGCCGCACCTTGGGCGGCAATGTCTCGGTGCGCCTGGACCTGGAACCAACCCTGTGGCAGGCGCTGACCGACCCGACCCAGACCGAAATGATCATTCTCAACCTGGCGATCAATGCCCGCGATGCCATGCCCGACGGCGGCCAACTGACGCTGTCGACCCGCAACACCCGGATCGACGCCCGCCCGCAGCGCCCGGAAGACCCGGACCCTGGCGAGTACGTGATGCTGAGCATCCGCGATACCGGCTGCGGCATGAGTGAAGAGGTGCTGGCCAAGGTATTCGAGCCGTTCTTCACCACCAAGGATATCGGCAAGGGCTCGGGCCTGGGCCTGGCCCAGGTATTCGGCTTCGCCAAACAGTCCGGGGGTGGCGTGCGCATCGACACCACGCCTGGGCGTGGTACGCAGGTGGCCGTGTATCTGCCGGCAGTCAAGGGTGAAGCCGTCAACGAACCGGTGCCGTCGCTGTTCAGCCACTCGATAAGCGAAAGCGGCCGTAATCGCACCGTGCTGCTGGTGGATGACGACCATCTGGTACGCGACATGCTCGGCGATGTGTTGCGCCAGTACGGCTACCAGGTGCGCCAGGCGCACAGTGGCGAACAGGCCTTGGCCTTGCTGGATGAGCAGATCGACCTGCTACTGAGCGATTTCGCCATGCCCGAGTTCAACGGTGCGCAACTGGCACTGGCGGCACGCGAGCGGTACCCGCACCTGCCGGTGGTACTGCTTACCGGTTATGCAGAATTGCAGGGGCTGGAGTTGCCGGGCAGCCTGGTGATCCAGAAGCCGGTACAGGCCGATGAACTGGCCCGCTTGCTGAACGAGATGCTTGGAACTGCCAGGTGA
- a CDS encoding response regulator, which produces MLKPILLVEDNPRDLELTLLALERSQLANEVIVLRDGAEALDYLLRRNAYAERDDGNPAVLLLDLKLPKVDGLEVLKEVRATAELRSIPTVMLTSSREEPDLLRAYELGVNAYVVKPVEFKEFVAAISDLGVFWAVLNEPPPGSLRLNRRGSI; this is translated from the coding sequence ATGCTCAAACCCATCCTGCTGGTCGAAGACAACCCACGGGACCTGGAGCTGACGCTCCTGGCGCTGGAGCGCAGCCAGTTGGCCAACGAGGTCATCGTGCTGCGTGACGGTGCCGAGGCACTCGACTACCTGCTTCGGCGCAATGCCTATGCCGAACGTGACGATGGCAACCCCGCCGTGCTGCTGCTGGATCTGAAACTGCCAAAGGTCGACGGCCTGGAGGTGCTGAAGGAAGTGCGCGCCACCGCCGAGCTGCGCAGCATCCCGACGGTGATGCTGACGTCCTCGCGCGAGGAGCCCGACCTGCTGCGCGCCTACGAGCTGGGGGTGAACGCGTACGTGGTCAAGCCGGTGGAGTTCAAGGAATTCGTCGCCGCCATTTCCGACCTGGGGGTGTTCTGGGCGGTACTCAACGAACCGCCACCCGGCTCGCTGCGCCTGAACCGGCGTGGCAGCATCTGA
- a CDS encoding ATP-binding protein, whose protein sequence is MIADSTLTQALERCAQEPIQLPGSIQPHGFLLVLDETDMRVLQASENVEHWLGMPASELIGRDFAELVSGAFDLRLHLARLPQDEVFPFHISDVHLRQDAPYRGNLHLLVHRHDQVLIAEFEPPRLPADLAGQGDYYPLVRSFVGRLHQAGSLEELLQQTVLQLKRITGFGRVKAYRFDAEGNGQVLAEVADPGYPSYLGLCFPASDIPRQARELYRINRIRVIEDANYQASPLLPAANPRTGKPLDLSFAALRSVSPVHLQYMRNMGTLASMSLSIVVDGQLWGLVSCHHEQPRPVDLRTRTACELLASVLSLQIESRESHANTRQLLELRQHIVRMISSMADHDSVGDGLRDLPEVLLAFAGAQGAAVISAERCDLIGKTPPAAQVNALVHWLSQRGEESVFHSDNLRRDIDELPELAAHAGGVLAVAISQIHSHYLLWFRPEQVRTVNWAGQPNKQVGPQGNLDPRHSFESWQEKLRGYCEPWHPLVIEGVQELRTAVLGIVLRKAEELAQLAGELRRSNKELEAFSYSVSHDLRAPLRHIAGYSELLGEIEGQSLSERGRRFLQHIEEAAHFAGSLVDNLLNFSQMGRSALRLSEVDLNALVEAIRSELAPDYQNREIVWDIAQLPKVVGDPAFINMALHNLLANAIKYTRGRTPARIGISAVQHPGETEICIRDNGVGFDMAYANKLFGVFQRLHRMEDFEGTGIGLASVRRIIERHDGRVWAHGKVGQGATFHFTLPRHPATT, encoded by the coding sequence ATGATTGCAGACAGCACGCTCACCCAAGCCCTCGAGCGCTGCGCCCAGGAGCCGATCCAGCTGCCTGGCAGCATCCAGCCCCACGGTTTCCTGCTGGTGCTGGACGAAACCGACATGCGGGTACTCCAGGCCAGTGAAAATGTCGAACACTGGCTGGGCATGCCGGCCAGTGAACTGATAGGTCGCGACTTCGCCGAACTGGTCAGCGGTGCCTTCGACCTGCGCCTGCACCTGGCCCGCCTGCCGCAGGACGAGGTCTTTCCGTTCCACATCAGCGATGTGCACCTGCGCCAGGACGCTCCATATCGTGGCAACCTGCACCTGCTGGTCCATCGTCACGACCAGGTGCTGATCGCCGAATTCGAACCCCCTCGTCTGCCGGCGGACCTTGCCGGGCAAGGCGACTACTACCCGCTGGTGCGCAGCTTCGTAGGCCGCCTGCACCAGGCCGGCAGCCTCGAGGAACTGCTGCAGCAAACCGTGCTGCAGCTCAAGCGCATCACCGGCTTTGGCAGGGTCAAGGCCTATCGCTTCGATGCCGAAGGCAACGGCCAGGTGCTGGCCGAGGTGGCCGACCCGGGGTACCCGAGCTACCTGGGCCTGTGTTTCCCCGCTTCGGACATACCGCGCCAGGCGCGCGAGCTATACCGAATCAACCGCATCCGCGTGATCGAGGACGCCAACTACCAGGCCTCGCCGTTGCTGCCAGCTGCCAACCCGCGCACCGGCAAGCCGCTGGACCTGAGCTTTGCCGCGCTGCGCAGCGTGTCGCCAGTGCACCTGCAGTACATGCGCAACATGGGTACCCTGGCATCGATGTCGCTGTCGATCGTGGTCGACGGGCAACTCTGGGGGCTGGTGTCCTGTCACCACGAACAGCCGCGCCCGGTGGACCTGCGCACCCGTACCGCCTGCGAACTGCTGGCCAGTGTGCTGTCGCTGCAGATCGAGTCGCGCGAGTCCCACGCCAACACTCGCCAGTTGCTGGAGCTGCGCCAACACATCGTGCGCATGATCTCGTCCATGGCCGACCATGACAGTGTCGGCGACGGCCTGCGCGACTTGCCGGAAGTACTGCTGGCCTTCGCCGGCGCCCAAGGTGCCGCGGTCATATCCGCCGAACGTTGCGACCTGATCGGCAAGACCCCTCCGGCCGCGCAGGTAAACGCCCTGGTGCACTGGCTCTCCCAGCGTGGCGAAGAGAGCGTGTTCCACAGCGACAACCTGCGCCGCGACATCGATGAACTGCCCGAGCTCGCGGCCCATGCAGGCGGTGTGCTGGCAGTGGCCATTTCGCAGATCCACTCGCACTACCTGCTGTGGTTCCGCCCCGAGCAGGTGCGCACGGTGAACTGGGCCGGGCAGCCGAACAAACAGGTCGGGCCGCAGGGCAACCTCGACCCGCGGCACAGTTTCGAAAGCTGGCAGGAAAAATTGCGCGGCTACTGCGAACCCTGGCACCCGCTGGTCATCGAAGGCGTGCAGGAGCTGCGCACGGCAGTGCTCGGCATTGTCCTGCGCAAGGCCGAGGAACTGGCGCAGCTGGCTGGGGAGCTGCGCCGCTCGAACAAGGAGCTCGAAGCGTTTTCCTACAGCGTGTCCCATGACCTGCGCGCGCCCCTGCGCCATATTGCCGGCTACTCCGAACTGCTCGGCGAAATCGAGGGCCAGAGCCTAAGCGAGCGCGGCAGGCGCTTTCTGCAACACATCGAGGAAGCCGCGCATTTTGCCGGAAGCCTGGTCGACAACCTGCTCAACTTCTCGCAAATGGGCCGCTCTGCCCTGCGCCTGTCCGAGGTCGACCTCAACGCCCTGGTCGAGGCCATTCGCAGCGAACTGGCGCCCGACTACCAAAACCGCGAAATTGTCTGGGACATCGCCCAGTTGCCCAAGGTGGTCGGTGACCCGGCGTTCATCAACATGGCCTTGCACAACCTGCTGGCCAACGCCATCAAATACACACGTGGGCGCACCCCGGCGCGCATCGGCATCAGCGCCGTGCAACACCCGGGCGAAACCGAGATCTGCATTCGCGACAACGGCGTGGGCTTCGACATGGCCTACGCCAACAAACTGTTCGGCGTGTTCCAGCGCCTGCACCGCATGGAAGACTTCGAAGGCACCGGGATCGGCCTGGCCAGCGTGCGTCGCATCATCGAACGCCATGACGGCCGGGTCTGGGCCCATGGCAAGGTTGGCCAGGGTGCAACCTTCCACTTCACCCTCCCGCGCCATCCCGCGACTACCTGA
- a CDS encoding Csu type fimbrial protein, producing the protein MTERYLAALLGLMLSSSTMAADFLVEVRVLVQRGCMLVNQPRDAGAQALGRIDLGAAARLDGPGAPLTGALLSQRPPRLECNPHTPYQVRVDGGQHGGVGELRFLASDDATARPIPYRLYRDAAWREPLAVNVAHSARVPNSGSVELPLFARIDKLAWVPPAGLYADLLKVTVSW; encoded by the coding sequence GTGACGGAGCGCTACCTGGCCGCCCTGTTGGGCCTTATGTTGAGCAGCAGTACCATGGCGGCGGACTTCCTGGTGGAGGTGCGGGTGCTGGTGCAGCGCGGCTGCATGCTGGTCAACCAGCCCCGCGATGCCGGGGCACAGGCGCTTGGGCGCATCGACCTGGGCGCTGCTGCACGGCTGGATGGCCCTGGGGCGCCGCTCACCGGCGCGCTGTTGAGCCAGCGTCCGCCACGCCTGGAATGCAATCCCCACACCCCCTATCAGGTCCGCGTCGATGGTGGGCAGCATGGCGGCGTCGGCGAGTTGCGCTTCCTGGCCAGTGACGATGCCACGGCCCGGCCCATCCCGTATCGCCTTTACCGCGACGCTGCCTGGCGCGAACCGCTGGCGGTGAACGTGGCGCATTCGGCGCGGGTGCCGAACAGCGGTTCGGTCGAGCTGCCGTTGTTTGCTCGGATCGACAAGCTGGCCTGGGTACCGCCTGCAGGCTTGTACGCCGACCTGCTCAAAGTCACCGTCAGCTGGTAG
- a CDS encoding Csu type fimbrial protein gives MNRTSILLLSLGPLLVPGGAAHGTSTGFIQARLVISTACQISSNETQPATVGNPGLMDFGERGPNWDQPLRSRVDDVSGEGSLQISCTPEVRAFNVRINGGLNGSDGIRRLSNGRELIPYQLAVDPGGNSRYGIGQARAFTISSTRQIPIPIYGVVVAQPRALPAGLYRDTLRVTLDW, from the coding sequence ATGAACCGTACCTCGATCCTGCTGCTTTCCCTGGGCCCGCTGCTGGTGCCCGGTGGTGCCGCGCATGGCACCAGCACCGGTTTCATCCAGGCGCGGCTGGTGATCAGCACCGCTTGCCAGATCAGCAGCAACGAGACGCAACCGGCAACGGTGGGTAACCCCGGCCTGATGGACTTCGGCGAGCGCGGACCGAACTGGGACCAGCCGCTGCGCAGCCGGGTTGATGATGTGAGCGGCGAAGGCAGCCTGCAGATCAGTTGCACGCCCGAGGTGCGGGCGTTCAACGTGCGCATCAACGGCGGCCTGAATGGCAGCGACGGCATACGGCGCCTGAGCAACGGCCGCGAGCTGATCCCCTATCAACTGGCGGTCGACCCAGGCGGTAACAGCCGCTACGGCATCGGCCAGGCGCGTGCCTTCACCATCAGCAGTACCCGGCAGATACCGATCCCCATCTACGGTGTGGTAGTGGCGCAACCGCGCGCGCTGCCGGCCGGGCTGTACCGTGACACCCTGAGGGTGACCCTGGACTGGTAA
- a CDS encoding Csu type fimbrial protein produces the protein MRTNLSRCILAGLGLMLASQAQAATTGTIDSKLTLTAACQVNGSSGTSGVNFGALDFGTRDALFTSADAQVIGGGGGAISILCSAGTVPVIRVGAGSHDGQSAGGSRALADGIGNFVPYDFYTDAGRTQVLAINGTITLPTSSGTAQTVNLYGQARGKAGLPAGVYTDTVSVELSF, from the coding sequence ATGCGAACGAACCTTTCACGCTGCATCCTTGCCGGCCTGGGGCTGATGCTGGCTTCCCAGGCGCAGGCCGCCACTACCGGGACCATCGACTCGAAGCTGACCTTGACCGCGGCGTGCCAGGTCAATGGCAGCTCGGGCACTTCGGGGGTGAACTTCGGTGCCCTGGACTTCGGTACTCGCGATGCCCTGTTCACCAGCGCAGACGCCCAGGTGATCGGCGGCGGAGGAGGGGCTATCAGCATTCTCTGTTCGGCCGGCACGGTACCCGTGATCCGCGTGGGTGCAGGTTCCCACGATGGCCAGTCGGCCGGGGGCAGCCGTGCGCTGGCAGATGGCATCGGCAACTTCGTGCCCTACGACTTCTACACCGATGCCGGGCGCACGCAGGTGCTGGCCATCAACGGCACCATCACCTTGCCGACCAGCAGCGGTACGGCCCAGACCGTCAACCTGTATGGTCAGGCGCGCGGCAAGGCCGGCCTGCCGGCGGGGGTGTACACCGACACTGTGTCCGTCGAGCTGTCGTTCTGA
- a CDS encoding Csu type fimbrial protein: MRSWLAGGLSGLGVLLAAPLDAATTSSFQVTAQIVAGCLVVGGVSSFGTLDYGSQSALASGVIGTSLGGSTVTFQCTPGVALSMSVDGGQNSASGTRNLKRTGGTQVLAYQLYRDAAYSQSLGIGQSVAVSYTDPTAIKLPVYGRVQLTGTQPAGTYTDVVQVTVTW, encoded by the coding sequence ATGCGCAGCTGGCTGGCGGGCGGCCTGAGCGGCCTTGGCGTGCTGCTGGCCGCGCCTCTGGATGCGGCGACCACCAGCAGCTTCCAGGTGACGGCGCAGATCGTTGCCGGGTGCCTGGTGGTGGGCGGTGTGAGCAGCTTCGGGACGCTCGACTACGGTTCGCAATCGGCTCTGGCCAGCGGAGTCATCGGCACCTCGTTGGGCGGCAGCACGGTGACATTCCAGTGCACCCCGGGGGTGGCCTTGAGCATGAGCGTGGATGGCGGGCAGAACAGTGCCAGTGGCACACGCAACCTCAAGCGGACGGGCGGCACGCAGGTGCTGGCCTACCAGTTGTACCGGGATGCGGCATACAGCCAGAGCCTGGGGATCGGCCAGAGCGTGGCCGTGAGCTACACCGACCCGACGGCGATCAAGCTGCCGGTGTACGGGCGGGTCCAGCTGACCGGCACGCAGCCGGCGGGGACCTACACCGATGTGGTGCAAGTGACGGTGACCTGGTGA
- a CDS encoding fimbrial biogenesis chaperone codes for MGAGAKWARGLIGALWLASLPAGAATSVLIWPIDPVLEADQKAGALWLENRGTAPANLQVRVFAWRQGDYQEQYQAQREIIGSPPVANIAPGQKQLIRLTRTGPSPVGQEQAYRIIIDEIPPAIPVDKAEPGTTAAIRLQMRYSVPLFVYGEGLWGKADPAGKRNAEGVGKPQLSWRAVTVQGKPYVELRNTGAVHARLTDVVVQQGSQSKPLADGLLGYVLPGASMRWPAPLAPSAGSVLKGRVNGQSSADTIRQSQ; via the coding sequence ATGGGGGCAGGCGCGAAGTGGGCGCGTGGATTGATCGGAGCATTGTGGCTGGCGAGCCTGCCGGCCGGGGCGGCCACCTCGGTGCTGATCTGGCCGATCGACCCGGTGCTGGAGGCTGACCAGAAGGCTGGCGCACTGTGGCTGGAAAACCGCGGCACGGCACCGGCCAACCTGCAGGTGCGGGTGTTCGCCTGGCGCCAGGGTGACTACCAGGAACAGTACCAGGCGCAGCGCGAGATCATTGGCAGCCCGCCGGTGGCCAACATCGCCCCCGGGCAGAAGCAACTGATCCGCCTGACCCGCACCGGCCCCTCGCCAGTCGGCCAGGAGCAGGCCTACCGCATCATCATCGACGAAATTCCGCCCGCCATCCCCGTCGACAAGGCCGAGCCCGGCACCACCGCGGCGATCCGCCTGCAGATGCGCTACTCGGTACCCCTGTTCGTATACGGCGAAGGCCTGTGGGGCAAGGCCGATCCCGCGGGCAAGCGCAATGCCGAGGGCGTCGGCAAGCCGCAACTCAGCTGGCGTGCGGTGACCGTGCAGGGCAAGCCGTACGTGGAGCTGCGCAACACCGGCGCGGTGCATGCGCGGCTGACCGATGTGGTGGTGCAGCAGGGCAGCCAGAGCAAGCCACTGGCCGATGGCCTGCTGGGTTATGTGCTGCCGGGGGCCAGCATGCGCTGGCCGGCACCGCTGGCACCGAGTGCCGGCAGTGTGCTGAAGGGGAGGGTAAACGGCCAGAGCAGCGCGGACACCATCCGCCAAAGCCAATGA
- a CDS encoding fimbria/pilus outer membrane usher protein yields the protein MPRRGQGGPGNGWKPCVRGLTARTHRWCLGLALVGPGLLLADDLPPPPTELSAIADATLYLELLVNQMPRAELVPVQQRAGQLYLDSEVLRAAGVSLPGNPQGEVALEAIAGLHADYDSQNQRLLLQVPPAWLPDQQLGDRNLYPASDARSSFGALFNYDLYLNDTDDGGSYLAAWNELRLFDSWGTFSSTGQWRQSFNGAPTDDTRQGFLRYDTTWRFTDEQRLLTYEAGDLITGALPWTSSVRVGGLQLSRDFAARPDLVTYPLPAFSGEAAVPTSLDLFINGYKSSTSELQPGPYTLTNVPFINGAGEAVVVTTDALGRQVSTTLPFYVTSSLLQQGLTDYSVAAGSLRRDYGVRDFAYGPGVASASLRYGVSDIFTLETHAESAESLMLGGLGGNMRLGNFGVLNAALAQSRFDGDKGHQVALGYQYNSQRIGFSYQRLQRHGDYADLTRVDSRDIQLSQRSEQVTLSLNLNEYGNIGAGYFDVRAGDGTRTRLINLSYSRPLWGNSSVYLSANREVGDSQWAVQAQLVIPFDLHGTLALGMERSQQGESLQRVNYSRATPVGGGVGYNLGYAAGNERDAYRQADVTWRLQSVQLQAGVYGSSGEMARWADASGSLVWMDAGLFAANRIDDAFVVVSTGGYADVPVRYENQEVGRTDADGHLLVPYSSGYYRGKYEIDPMDLPPDILAPEVEQRVAVRRGSGYLLEFPLRRVLAASVELVDADRQVLKLGSRVTHAESGSQAVVGWDGLVYLENLAPHNRLQVELEGGGQCQVAFDLPEAQGSIPLIGPLVCK from the coding sequence ATGCCGCGCAGGGGCCAGGGAGGACCCGGCAATGGTTGGAAACCGTGTGTGAGGGGGCTGACAGCGAGGACGCACCGCTGGTGCCTGGGGCTAGCCCTGGTCGGCCCTGGCCTGTTGCTGGCCGACGACCTGCCGCCACCACCCACGGAACTGTCCGCGATCGCCGATGCCACGTTGTACCTCGAGCTGCTGGTGAACCAGATGCCCAGGGCTGAACTGGTGCCAGTGCAGCAGCGCGCAGGGCAGCTGTACCTGGACAGCGAGGTGTTGCGGGCGGCCGGCGTCTCGCTGCCGGGCAACCCGCAGGGCGAGGTGGCGCTGGAGGCCATCGCCGGGCTGCACGCCGACTACGACAGCCAGAACCAGCGCCTGCTGCTGCAAGTGCCGCCGGCCTGGCTGCCCGACCAGCAGCTGGGCGACCGCAACCTGTACCCGGCCAGCGATGCGCGCAGCAGTTTCGGCGCCTTGTTCAACTACGACCTGTACCTGAACGACACCGATGACGGCGGCAGCTACCTGGCGGCCTGGAACGAACTGCGTCTGTTCGACAGCTGGGGTACGTTCTCCAGCACCGGGCAATGGCGCCAGTCGTTCAATGGTGCGCCGACCGACGACACGCGCCAGGGCTTCTTGCGTTACGACACCACCTGGCGCTTCACCGACGAACAGCGCCTGCTGACCTACGAAGCCGGTGACCTGATAACCGGGGCCTTGCCCTGGACCAGCTCGGTGCGGGTCGGTGGCCTGCAGTTGTCGCGCGATTTCGCTGCGCGCCCCGACCTGGTCACCTATCCGCTGCCGGCGTTCTCCGGTGAAGCGGCGGTACCGACCTCGCTGGACCTGTTCATCAATGGCTACAAGTCCAGCACCAGCGAATTGCAGCCGGGCCCCTACACGTTGACCAACGTGCCGTTCATCAACGGCGCCGGGGAGGCGGTGGTGGTTACCACCGATGCCCTTGGCCGGCAGGTGTCGACCACCTTGCCGTTCTACGTCACCAGCAGCCTGCTGCAGCAGGGCCTGACCGACTATTCGGTGGCAGCCGGCAGCCTGCGCCGTGACTACGGGGTGCGCGATTTTGCCTACGGCCCAGGGGTTGCTTCGGCCAGCCTGCGCTACGGGGTCAGCGATATCTTCACCCTGGAGACCCATGCCGAAAGCGCCGAATCGCTGATGCTGGGCGGCCTGGGCGGCAACATGCGGCTGGGCAACTTCGGCGTGCTCAACGCGGCCCTGGCGCAGAGCCGGTTCGACGGCGACAAGGGCCACCAGGTCGCCCTCGGTTACCAGTACAACAGCCAGCGCATCGGCTTCAGCTACCAGCGCCTGCAACGCCATGGCGACTATGCCGACCTGACCCGGGTCGACAGCCGGGACATACAGCTGAGCCAGCGCAGCGAACAGGTCACCTTGAGCCTGAACCTGAACGAATACGGCAACATCGGCGCCGGCTATTTCGATGTGCGCGCCGGTGACGGTACACGAACCCGGCTGATCAACCTGAGCTACAGCAGGCCACTGTGGGGCAACAGCAGCGTTTATCTGTCGGCCAACCGCGAGGTGGGGGACAGCCAGTGGGCGGTGCAGGCGCAACTGGTGATCCCGTTCGACCTGCATGGCACCCTGGCCCTGGGCATGGAGCGCAGCCAGCAAGGCGAAAGCCTGCAGCGGGTCAACTACAGCCGCGCGACGCCGGTGGGTGGTGGTGTCGGTTACAACCTGGGCTACGCCGCTGGTAACGAGCGCGATGCCTACCGCCAGGCCGATGTCACCTGGCGCCTGCAGTCGGTGCAGTTGCAGGCCGGTGTGTATGGCAGCAGTGGCGAGATGGCCCGCTGGGCCGACGCCAGTGGCTCGCTGGTGTGGATGGATGCCGGGCTGTTCGCTGCCAACCGCATCGACGATGCCTTCGTGGTGGTCAGCACCGGTGGTTACGCCGATGTGCCGGTGCGCTACGAAAACCAGGAGGTCGGCCGCACCGATGCCGATGGCCACCTGCTGGTGCCGTACAGCAGCGGTTACTACCGCGGCAAGTACGAGATCGACCCCATGGACTTGCCGCCGGACATCCTCGCGCCGGAAGTGGAGCAGCGGGTGGCGGTGCGCCGGGGCAGTGGCTACCTGCTGGAGTTCCCGCTCAGGCGCGTGCTGGCGGCCAGTGTCGAACTGGTGGACGCCGACCGGCAGGTGCTCAAGCTGGGCAGCCGTGTCACCCATGCAGAAAGCGGCAGCCAGGCGGTGGTCGGTTGGGATGGCCTGGTGTATCTGGAGAACCTGGCGCCGCATAACCGCCTGCAGGTGGAGCTGGAAGGGGGCGGGCAGTGCCAGGTGGCGTTCGACCTGCCTGAAGCACAAGGCTCGATTCCCTTGATCGGCCCGTTGGTGTGCAAGTGA